The Paenibacillus mucilaginosus 3016 genome includes the window ATGATCGCAATCCCTTTCCCGGTATTGCCGAAGACGGACACGAGGGTGTAGGTAATCGTCACGAACACTGCACTGATCAGAACCGAGAAGAGAACGAACCAGCCCTTGTCCACCACATAGACGCCGAGCAGGTAAATATCGCCGAGCGTCAGGAACAGCGACTGCAGGGCGCCGATCGTCAGGAAGGTCAGCAGCCGGCCGAGATAGAGCTCATAGCCCTTATAATGACCGTACGACTCATCGACATCGATTCGAAGAAGCGAGATGAGCAGGGTGGCGCCGACCCACAGGGACAGCACGGCATAAAAAGGGGCCATCGCCGAGCCGTAGTTGGGCACCGGGTACTTGCGGTTCTCTTCAAGGACCACAGGGTTCGCGAGAAAGTCGCTCTCCCGCTGAATGTCCCCGCGGAGCAGCCGGGCGAGCTCTTCGATATCGCCCCGGTGCCCTTTGACCGCCCGGATCTGATCCGCCGCCTTGCGGACGGCGCTGTCCAGCGCGGGCAGCTCCGTGCGCACCAGGTCTGCGGCCATGTGCACGCCGGACTCCACGAGCGGGAGCTTCTCGCGGATCAGGGCGGACATGCGCCGGATGTCCGCTTCGGTCTTCGGCAGGTCGCTGCGCACGTAATCGGCTGCCTCATGAACCCGCTGCTCGACTTTCGGCAGATCGTTCCGGATGAACGGGACCGCTCGGTTCACGGCGTCCGTGAAGCGGGTCATGTTCTCGCCGATGGCGGCTGCCGCTTCGCTGAGGCCGGTGCGGATCCGCGGAAGATCGCCCTGCAGGGCGGCGAGCTGCTCCTGCCCGAAGGCGATGCCGGCCTGGGCGTCCCGGAGCAGCGCTTCGATATTCGGCAGCTGCCCGGAGGCCGCCTGGAGCACAGCGGCGGCATTCTTCGCCGTCCGCTCCAGGAGCGCCAGCGCTTCGGCCGCCGCCGGTACGATCTCGCTGTCGTAGCGGGCGAGAATGGACCCGAGGCCCGCGCTGACCTCCTTGGAGAGGGCGTTCAGCGAAGCAACAAGCTCCTTGGCCGGCTGGGCCCCCTGACGGAGGGCGGCCGAGATCCCCTGGACGAGCTCCGCCTGCCGGCTGAGCTTCGTCCGGATCTCCTCAAGCCGCGAAACCGCCTCGGTGAGCGCAGGGCTCTGGACGCTCCCGTTCAGCCGGGTCAGCAGATCGATCGTCGTCCCGAGCGCCTGCGTGCCGGCGGCAAGCCGATCCTGCACGAACGAGAGCAGGGCCAGCGCGGCTTCGGGGTCAAGGTCGGCAGCCTGCAGGGCCTCCGTCAGCTGGGTTACGCTGTCCGCCGTCTGCTGCAGAAGCAGCAGATTCTGCTTCACGACGGGCGGGAGGGCCGCAAGCGCGTCATGATGCTTCTCGAGGAAGCCGGAGAGCCCTGCGGCGAAGGCTCCTCCGTCCTCGGCAATGGCGGCAAGCTTGGGCAGCGCCGCCAGGGCGGCATCGACGACGGCGCCTGCCTTCCGGGCATCCTCCGCGGCCTTCACCAGGACATCCTCGACCTTGTAGAAATTGCGGTCGAGCTCCGTGACGATGCCTGCGGCCCGCTGCAGCTCGGGAAGCTTCTCCTGCAGCCGAACGATGCTGCCGGCCGCCGTCTGAATCTCCGGCCAGTGCTCTTCCACCCGGAGGATGGCGGCGCCGGCCTCCTGCAGCTCCGGAATCCGCTCCTCGAGGCCGGCAACCCTCTCCGCTTTGGAGCGGATGGCCGGAAGCTTCGCTTCGAGCTCGAGCACCTTCTGCCCCAGGGCGGCGATCTCCGGCAGCCGGGCTTCCAGGGCGAGCACGCCGTCTTCCACACGCCGGATGCTCGGCAGCTGCTCCTCCAGCCGGATGCCGGCTTCCCGCAGCTGTGTCAGGATCGCCTCGCTGACCGAAGCGATGAAGTTCTCGCGGATCTGGCCGGCGACGGAAGAGGCCCCGCTGCCGGTGATTTTGGGGGCCACGGCATTGATTTTTTCATTGACGGTATAGACGATGGCGGGTTTCTGGGGGTCTCCGCTGAGAATGCTGGTCAGCTTGGCGGAGAAGTCGCGCGGAATGAGCAGGGACGCGTAGTAGTCCCCCTCATCCACCCCTCGCTCGGCTTCCTGTTCATCCACGAAGGTCCAGCCGAGCTTCGTGTTCTTCTTCAGGCTCTCTATGACCTCGGCGCCCACATTGATCGTCCGGCCCTGCACTGAGGCCCCCTCATCCTGGCTGGTCACGGCGATCCGGATGCCGGAGGTATTGGAGTAAGGGTCCCATACGGCCACGAGATTCACCCAGTCGTAGACGGAAGGCAGAAGGACAAGTGCGATCATCAGAAAGATGCCGGTAGGCACCTTGGCGATATTGCGCCAGTCCCGGGCATAAATGTTGAGGATGTTCATGGCTTGAGGTTTCCTTTCCTTCTCTCTATTGGTTTACTTTATCCATCGGCAGCAGGGCTGATGCAGTGAAGAGCAGGCAGCGGCAGGCGGGGGGGCACTTCGTTTGTTCCCCGCAGCCCCGGGGTAAAAAGAGTCATGGCTGCGTGTAGAATCGGCGGCATTCTGCTCATACTAGCCTTATGTTCAGAGGCAGGGATGAGAAATCCGAACCAGGGAGGATGAGAAGCAATGTCACAGCTCGATGAGATCACGGCATGGCTGGATTCGCACAAGGGACAAACGCTGCAGATCGAGAAGAGGGAGCAGGAGGATCTCGATCTCACAAGCATCCGGCTCGAGCAGGTGAGCTTCCGGGACGGGATTCCGAACCGGGGCGACGAGTACATTCCGCGCAGGGAGCTTGTCCTGCATGGAAGCGGTACGATCCTGAACGGGGACGAGAACCCGCCGCTGCCGCAGGATCAGTATGAGATTCCGCTGCTCGGGCAATGGCACGGAACCCCCCAGGGCGAAGCGCTGCAGCTTGTTACCGAGCGGGCTACGTATCAGATCCGGGCCGAATAAGAGCGAAGCCATCCGAACCGACCGGCAGGGAGTGATCCCGCCGGTTTTTTTGATTCTTCCGAAAGGATGACTCGATCCTGTGCTGCGATGCCGCTTCCGCTTGGAGTCCAGCCAGAATGATCCACCTTATCCGGAGAGTGCTTTGGAGATAACTACATAAGATGTGCGGCGGGGAAGAGGTCTCTGAAAAAAAGGAATCCCCCATCTCCCTGTCCTGGAGAGAGGGGGATGAGGGCGAGGACATCGCTCGGGTTTCTCTCCGGCGGGAAGGGGTTATCGGACCACCGGCAGCCGGAATGTGGTGCTATGTACGCGTGAGGAAGGAACGATTCCGTGACGGACAGACCGGCCGGCCGCTGGCAGCAAGCCAGCCGGTCTGCAGCCGCCTTCACCCGATGTTACCGGGGGCGTGGCGGCGTCGGCTTTCTTAGATGAAAGCGCGGGTCACGATGACCAGAAGGATGAACAGTACGAGGATGACGCCAACGGTTGTGAAGCCGCCGTAGCCGTAGCCATGACCGTGGCCGTAACCTGCACCAACCCCTGTGTGCGCGTTGAGATGCGCGTTCGCGTGAAGCCCTGCGTCCAAACCAAATCCTGCGTCTACACCAAATCCTGCCATCGTGTAACCACTCCTTATTAGTTATTTCTGTATATCCTATGCGGCAGGAGTGGAGGTGCCCTGGGCCGGTGTCCTGAAGCGGCCTAACTTGGGTGGATGCCCCGGGTTACGAATCGATAAGGAAGTGGAAGTCAGGATGCCGGTACACGCACAGGAAGTTCGGGTCCCGGCTGAGGAAGGTGTCGATATCTTCGGGTGTGAAGAGCCCGTGATCGTTGGGCAGGGCCATGCCTGCACCGTAATAGTAGCTGATCCATACGAGCTTGGAGCAGTAGACCGAAGTCCACGGATCCTCCAGCGGCACCTGGGGGGAGAAGGAGAACGGGGGACGGACGATGCCGCTCCTGCGGTTGCGCTCACTTTGCTCGAAGTAGGAGTAAGCAAGGGAGGCCGCTTTCCTTCCGGTCTCAGGGTCTCGGGGGCGATATACCGCCGACGTGGGATGCGGCTCGAAGAAGTCCTTCTTGGGCACAACCCGGATATACGGATAATTCATGACGGCTTCCACCAGATGCTGCGGCCCGATGGCAATGGCGCTGTGGCCGAGGTAGCCCGTCGGGATCATCAGCTCGTTGTCGCACGCAGCGAGAATGTCTCCCGCCTGCAGCTCGATCTGCTCATAGCTCATGTTCGCTCACCTGCCTTGTAATGCCATTGTATTCGGGACGGCTGTCGATTAGATGCCTGCGCCGACGTGGAAATTTTGTAAAATTCCGTTTCCTGCTGTGTTACAATAATCTTGAAAGCGGGTATTAGACCCTGCATGGTACAAGGCAGAGGGGCGGGATGGAAGCCCGACTGCAGTTTTTTCAAAATATAAGAATTGAATAAACGCGCATCGTCCATAGAGGACGGCGAAGCCGTTTATCTTATTTCAGGACGGGTTCACACGAAGGGGCAGGTATGGCAACGATAAACGATGTAGCTGCAATGGCGGGTGTGTCCGTAACGACGGTATCCCGCGTGCTGAATAACCGGGGATATATCAGCGAAGCGACCCGGCGCAAGGTATACGGAGCGATGGAAACGCTCCATTACCAGCCGAACGAGATTGCGCGTTCGCTCCTCAAGAAGCAGTCCAACCTGATCGGACTCATAGTTCCGAACGTCTCGCATCCCTTCTTCGGCGAGCTGGCGAGTCACGTGGAATTCCATGCCCATCGCAGCGGCTTCAAGGTGCTGCTGTGCAACTCCCACCTTGATCCGGTCAAGGAGCGGGATTATATCGAGATGATGAAGCGCAACCGGGTGGACGGCATCATCATGGGCTCCCATACGCTGGAGGTAGAGGAATACCGCAACCTCCGGCATCCGATCGTGACGGTCGACCGGCTCATCGACGAGAGCATCCCGTATATCTCGGCGGACAACTACCGGGGCGGCGAGCTCGCGGCGCAGCATCTGGTGGACAGGGGCTGCCGCAAAATCGCGCATATCTGCGGCAACCTGGAGCTGCAGCTGCTGGCCAACCGGAGAACGGACGCGTTCCTGGAAACCGTACGGCGGCATGGAGTCCAGCATGTCGTCGTGCAGACGGACATGAACGTGTTCGACCAGAATCAATACGAGGAGAAGCTCGAAGCGGTGCTCAGGGAGCATCCCGACATCGACGGGGTGTTCGCCACCTCCGATATCATTGCGGCCTTCGCGGTCAAGATCTGCCGCAGGCTGGGTAAAGAAATACCGCAAGACGTGCGGATCGTCGGCTATGACGACGTCAATGCGGCCTCGTGGCTGCATCCTGCACTGACGACCATCCGGCAGCCGATCGGCGAGATCGGACGGCTGGCCGTGGAGCTGATTCTGAAGCAGATGGACGAGGAGCTGATCGTCCGCGAGCACATCCTGTCGGTTGAACTGGTGCAAAGGGAAACGACATAAGCTTTTTTTTCAAGCGCAAACCCTTGCTGCATAAGGGTTTGCGTTTTTTTTAGCCAATATGTCAAAGGTTTGATATGTCAAACGATTGACATATTGTCATGGCGCGAACTATAATACGTTTGAAAGCGGTACTCATCATGATCTGATACTTAACGAAACCATTCGTCGAACGGGGGAAGCAGCATGAAAAGTAGAAAGAGACTGAGCGCATGGATCTTATCTTTGGCATTGGTGACAACGGTTACAGCCTGCAGTTCATCCGCACCTGAGGGGGATTCGGCCGCTGCGGGCGGCACATCCAAGGAAGTGAAGATCACCTTACTGAACTCCAAAGGTGAAATCCAGCAGCAGCTCGAAGAAGCCGCCAAAGCGTTCAAGACGGATCATCCTGATATTGCGATGGAGATCATTCCGGTTCCTGCCGGACAGTCGCCGTTCGAGAAGGCATCCGCCCTCTACGCCT containing:
- a CDS encoding YhgE/Pip domain-containing protein, with the translated sequence MNILNIYARDWRNIAKVPTGIFLMIALVLLPSVYDWVNLVAVWDPYSNTSGIRIAVTSQDEGASVQGRTINVGAEVIESLKKNTKLGWTFVDEQEAERGVDEGDYYASLLIPRDFSAKLTSILSGDPQKPAIVYTVNEKINAVAPKITGSGASSVAGQIRENFIASVSEAILTQLREAGIRLEEQLPSIRRVEDGVLALEARLPEIAALGQKVLELEAKLPAIRSKAERVAGLEERIPELQEAGAAILRVEEHWPEIQTAAGSIVRLQEKLPELQRAAGIVTELDRNFYKVEDVLVKAAEDARKAGAVVDAALAALPKLAAIAEDGGAFAAGLSGFLEKHHDALAALPPVVKQNLLLLQQTADSVTQLTEALQAADLDPEAALALLSFVQDRLAAGTQALGTTIDLLTRLNGSVQSPALTEAVSRLEEIRTKLSRQAELVQGISAALRQGAQPAKELVASLNALSKEVSAGLGSILARYDSEIVPAAAEALALLERTAKNAAAVLQAASGQLPNIEALLRDAQAGIAFGQEQLAALQGDLPRIRTGLSEAAAAIGENMTRFTDAVNRAVPFIRNDLPKVEQRVHEAADYVRSDLPKTEADIRRMSALIREKLPLVESGVHMAADLVRTELPALDSAVRKAADQIRAVKGHRGDIEELARLLRGDIQRESDFLANPVVLEENRKYPVPNYGSAMAPFYAVLSLWVGATLLISLLRIDVDESYGHYKGYELYLGRLLTFLTIGALQSLFLTLGDIYLLGVYVVDKGWFVLFSVLISAVFVTITYTLVSVFGNTGKGIAIIFMVLQFTSSGGTFPIATASPFFQSVNPFVPFTYAISLLRETVGGMLPKTVIRDALCLLAFIPASYALALGLKKPLAPYTKRAAEKAKMTKVIS
- a CDS encoding DUF3309 family protein, whose protein sequence is MAGFGVDAGFGLDAGLHANAHLNAHTGVGAGYGHGHGYGYGGFTTVGVILVLFILLVIVTRAFI
- a CDS encoding LacI family DNA-binding transcriptional regulator, giving the protein MATINDVAAMAGVSVTTVSRVLNNRGYISEATRRKVYGAMETLHYQPNEIARSLLKKQSNLIGLIVPNVSHPFFGELASHVEFHAHRSGFKVLLCNSHLDPVKERDYIEMMKRNRVDGIIMGSHTLEVEEYRNLRHPIVTVDRLIDESIPYISADNYRGGELAAQHLVDRGCRKIAHICGNLELQLLANRRTDAFLETVRRHGVQHVVVQTDMNVFDQNQYEEKLEAVLREHPDIDGVFATSDIIAAFAVKICRRLGKEIPQDVRIVGYDDVNAASWLHPALTTIRQPIGEIGRLAVELILKQMDEELIVREHILSVELVQRETT